TCATACTGCATGTCCCATTTGGCGGCGTCGGTTTCGCGGTTGGAGGTCAGCACACCGGCCTTGAAGGCTTCAAACATCGCCGTGCCGTCGGTGAAGAACTCCATGCGGATTTCATCGACGTTGGCGCGGCCCTTGTTCACCGGCAGATCCTTGCCCCAGTAATCGGGGTTGCGCTTAAGCGAGAGGTACCGCCCGGCCTGGAAATCGTCGACGACATAGGGCGAGGAGGCGATCGGGATCTCGGTGAGCCCGCTTTCCGTGAAATCCTTGCCGTCCCACTGCGCCTTTTTCAGGATCGGGCGCATGCCGAGGATCAGCGGCAGTTCGCGATCTTCGGTGTTGAAGGTGAATTTCACCGAACGCGGCCCGGTGATCTCGGCGGTTTCCACCTTCTCCCAGGCGCCTAGGTAGCGCGGGTGGCCGATGGTGCCGAGCGTCTCGAAGGACCAGAGCACATCTTCCGCCGTCACCGGCGAGCCGTCAGAAAACCGGGCCTCTTCGCGCAGGGTGAATTCCACCCAAGTGCGGGCGTCATTCGTCTCGACCGATTCGGCCAGCAGCCCGTAAAGCGTGAAAGGTTCGTCATAATTTCGATCCATCAGGCTTTCGTAGCCATAAAATCGCAGCATCCACGGCACGCGGCCTTTCAGGATGTGCGGGTTGAGGGAATCGAAGCTGCCGGTTTCGCCCAGAACGATGCGCCCGCCCTTGGGGGCCTCCGGGTTGGCATAGGGGAAGGACACAAAATCAGGTGGTAGGGCCGGCTCCCCATACATAGCTATGCCATGTTGCGGTTCTGCGGATGCGAATCCCCCACAGGCGAGAATGGCCGTGGCGAGGCTTCCCATACGGAATGCCCGGAAAAACGATGGTCTCATTTTGGCAACAATCCTTCTGCTCCCTTTGTTCTTTGCGCCCAAAGCTACCCGTGCTTCCTTGGCTTTTCAAACTTTTAGCTTGGCGCATGGCGGGAGATTGCGTATAACAACATCACTGCTCGATAGGTTTCTTGCCTGTATGAAACCTGCCTCAATAACTTAACGCCCGCTTCGTGCGGGCGTTTTTTTTGTGCTTGCGCCAGCCAGCGGCAGGGCGCCGAAGCGGGCTTCAAAGCGTATATTTCATGTGCATTTCGCAGTCGCAGCATTTAGCCTGCGGCCAAGATTGAGGCGTTGAGGAGTAACAGGATGTCCATCAAGGGAAAAACCGCTGTCATCACCGGGTCCAACTCGGGAATCGGGCTGGGTGTGGCCACGGAACTGGCCAAGCTCGGGGTGAATGTGGTGCTCAATTCCTTCACCGACCGCGACGAAGATCACGCGCTGGCCGCCGAGATCGCGAAAACGCATGGCGTTGAGGCGCGCTACATCAAGGCCGACATGTCCTCGCCGGAGGAGTGCCGTGCGCTGGTGGAGCAGGCTGGGGCCTGCGATATTCTCGTCAACAACGCCGGGATCCAGCATGTGGAAGGGATCGACAAATTCCCGACCGACAAGTGGAACGCGATCATCGCGATCAACCTGTCTTCGGCCTTCCACACCACGGCCGCCGCGCTGCCAAAGATGCGGGCGGCAGGCTGGGGTCGCGTGGTGAACATCGCCTCCGCCCACGGGCTCACTGCCTCGCCTTATAAATCGGCCTATGTGGCGGCGAAACACGGCGTGGTCGGGCTGACGAAGGTGACGGCGCTGGAAACGGCGGAAGAGCCGATCACGGCCAATGCCGTCTGCCCCGGCTACGTGCTGACGCCGCTGGTGGAAGCACAGATCCCCGATCAGATGGCGGCCCACAACATGGACCGCGAGACGGTGATCAAACAGGTGATGCTGGAGCGTCAGCCCAGCCGCCAATTCGCCACTACTGAACAACTCGGCGGCACTGTGGCCTTCCTCTGCTCCGATGCGGCGGCCCAGATCACCGGCACCACGATCAGCGTGGACGGCGGCTGGACGGCTCTTTGAGGAAGATTCCTGTGAGCAGCAAGACCCGCATCAACCTGGCCCTGCAAGGCGGAGGCGCCCACGGCGCCTTCACCTGGGGTGTGCTGGACCGGCTGCTGCAGGAAGAGGACATCGAGATTGCCGCGATCTCGGGCACCTCGGCGGGCGCCATGAACGGCGCGGCGCTGAAAGCCGGGCTGATTTCAGGCGGGCGTGGGGGCGCGCGCGAAAACCTCGCCTGGCTCTGGCAGCAGATGGGCGCGGTGGAGGACACGCGGTTCTCCAACTGGATGACGGCGCTTTCGCCGTTCCCGTCCATGTTTTCGGCCTTCTTCGAGCATTCGATCCCCTTCCAGGTGGCGGAAGCGGCGACGAATTTCCTGAGCCCCTATGATTACGGCCCGGCCTATTTCAATCCGCTGGAGCGGATCGCGGAGCGGTTTCATTACGATCTGGTCTGTATGGATTGCGAGCCGGAGCTGTTCATTTCGGCCACCAATGTGCGCTCGGGCAAGCTGAAGGTGTTTTCCGGGGAGCAGATCAGCGCGCAGGCCATTCTGGCCTCCACCTGCCTGCCGACGCTGTTTCAGGCGGTGGAGATCGAAGACCCAGACACCGGCACCACCGAGGCCTATTGGGACGGCGGCTACATCGGCAATCCGGCGCTGTTTCCGCTGGTGGAGAAAAACCTGCCGGGCGATGTGGTGATCGTGAACATCAACCCGCTGTTTCGCGAGGAGCTGCCGCGCACGGCGTCGGAAATCCAGAACCGGATCAACGAGATCAGCTTCAACTCCTCGCTTCTGCGCGAATTGCGCGCGCTGACCTTCACCCAGCAGCTGGTCTCCACGGGGCTCTTGCAGAAGAAGAAGATGAAGGATCTGCACATTCACATGATCGCCGACAACGATCTAATGAACGAGCTATCCGTGGCCACGAAGATGATCCCCAATCCGGCCACGCTCACGCGGCTGTTTGAGGCCGGGGTTGCGGCGGCGGAAGGGTTCCTTGCGCGCGACCGCGCCAATCTGGGCGTGCGGGATTCCGTGGATCTGGCTGCGATGTTCAAAGGGTAGGGGCGGGCGGCCGTCTCGACGGTCAGCCCGTGTCACAGGGTTCGCCTCAGGCGATGTTCTCGGGCTTCTCCCGGAGCGGCTGCGTCGGATCCTTCTGGTTCGGATAGACCAGCCCCGCCGAAATCACCAGCTTCGCCGCATCTTCCACGCTCATGTCCAGCTCGATCACATCATGCTTGGGCACGAACAGCAGGAAGCCCGAGGTCGGGTTCGGCGTGGTGGGCAGAAAGACCGACACGATCTCTTCGCCCGCCGGGATCTTCTCGCGGATCTCGCCCTTGGCATTGGTGGAGATGAAGGCAATCGCCCAAAGCCCCTTGCGCGGATATTCCACGAGGCAGGCCTTGTCGAAATTCGTGTCGCGGTCGGCAAAGACGGTTTCGGCAATCTGCTTCAGGCCGGAGTAAACCGAGCGCACGATGGGCATGCGCTCCACCAGCCGTTCGCCCGCGTGCAGCAGCGAGCGCCCGATCAGCCCCTTGGCCAGCATCCCCACGAGCACCGTGAAGACGAAGAAGATGATCACTCCCAGGCCGCGCAGGTTGATGCCGATGTATTCCTCCGGCTGCCAGCGGTCCGGCACAAGCGGCAAGACCCAGCTGTCGATCCAGCCGATCACGGCCCAGAACAGCCAGATCGTCACCGCGATGGGCGCGATCACGACGATGCCGGTCAGGAAGCTGTTGCGCAGCTTGGCAAAGGGATGCAGCTTCTGGCGATCCTTGCCGTGGTCTTCGGTGTCCATAGGGCCCATTTCCGTGTGAGGTCAGCGCTATTTAGGCGCTTGGGGGGCGTTCAACAACGCCCCTGATGGGGTTTCGCCCAAATCTATGGCCTTACGCGGCCAGAGCGCCTGCAATTTGGGCAGCCAGCCGGGCGTTGTTCAGCACAAGCGCGATATTGGCCTCAAGGCTCTCGCCCTCGGTGAGCTCGAAAATGCGCTGCAGCAGGTAGGGCGTGACCTTCTTGGCCGCGATGCCATGGGCGTCCGCATCCGCGATGGCGCGGGCGATCACAGGGGCCAGCACCTCGCGCGAGATCTCGGCATCAGCCGGGATCGGGTTGGCCACGAGCTGGCCGCCCGAAAGCCCCATGGCCGCACGCATCTCCATCGCCGCGGCGATCTGGGCGGGGGTGTCCATACGCAGCGGGGCCGGGAGGCCGGACTCACGCGACCAGAAGGCCGGGAATTGATCCTGCCCGTTCACGATCACCGGCACGCCGAGCGTTTCCAGCACTTCGAGCGTTTTCGGGATGTCGAGGATGGCCTTTGCACCGGCCGCCACGACGGTAACGGGGGTGCGCGCCAGCTCCTGCAGGTCGGCGGAGATGTCAAAGCTCAGCTCCGCACCCTTGTGCACGCCGCCGATGCCGCCGGTGGCGAACACCTTGATGCCCGCCAGATGGGCGCCGATCATCGTGGCGGCCACGGTGGTGGCGCCGGTGCCGCCCTGCGCGATGCAGGCTGCAAAATCGGCGCGCGAAAGCTTGGCGACGTTCTTCGCCTGCCCAAGCGCTTCCAGTTCCTCATCCGAGAGCCCGATGTGCAGGGAGCCGTTGATCACCGCGATCGTGGCCGGCACCGCGCCATGGGCGCGCACTTCGGCCTCCACGCGGCGGGCGGTTTCCACGTTCTGCGGGTAAGGCATGCCGTGGGTTATGATGGTGCTTTCCAGCGCCACCAGCGGCGCGCCGGTTTCGCGGGCCTTGGCAACTTCGGGGGAGAAGATCAGGGGCAGGTTCATAGAGGGGTCTCTCCGGACACATAGGTGGCGGCGGCGCGCAGGGCGGTGGTGAGCGCGGTTTCACGGGATTCACCGCGCGCTTCGGCCACGATATGGGCCGCCATGAAGGTATCGCCCGCGCCGGTGACACGCGTCACCAGCACTTCGGGCGGGGTTTGGGTGATGACAGAGGTGCCATCGCATTCCGAGGCCGACCGGCCGCCGTCCGTGACCAGCGCCCGCGCGGCACCGCGCGCGATGAGCGCTTCGGCGGCGGTGGCGGATTCGGTGAAGGTGGCCTGACAGAGGTAGCCGGCTTCTTCGAGGTTCACGTAGAGCGTGCCACGCGCGTGGTTCAGGAAGGGCGCAAGCCGCTCAGCCTTGCCGGGGCTTGCCGGAGCCACGCGCAGGTCAGCCGCAGCGAAGAGCGGGCTGGCGGCGATGGTTTCCAGAAGCTCGGTTTTCAGATTGCCATCCAGCGCCACGGGCCCTGCGAAAGGCGCAGCCGCGCTTCCCAGCCGGCCATCGGCGAGCGGGGTGAGGATCTTGTCGCCCGCCGCTTCCAGCGAATGGGCATCGGCAATGGCGGCGATCAGCCCGTTTGCACCTTCCACCGCCATGTAGCGATCGGTGGGCAGATCTTCGGAGAGGTAGACGTAGCCCGTCACCATCCCCATGCGCTCGCAGGCGCGCAGCAGCTCGCGCCCCTCATCATCCTTGCCGATGGTTGTCAGCAAGGCGGGCCGCATGCCAAAACGGCGCAGCGTCATGGCGATGTTCATCGCGACACCGCCGGGCAGGCGGCTGATGCGCCCGGGCAGATCGCTGCCCACGCGCATGTGGCTGGCGGAGCGGCCGATCACGTCCCAGAGGACGGAACCGATGCACAGGATATCGGGTGTGGGTTGGGTCATAGGCGCCTTGTGACCGAAAACCCGCGCCACTGGCAAGAGAGCCCGTGCGCTGCTTGGGCGCTGGCAGCGGTTTTCCACCTGAATTCAGGTGGATTTCACCCCAAGGGCCCAAGATGCGGGGCAGGGGGTTGCACTCCGGGCAAGAGCGCTGTAAAGCCCGCCTCACTTCACAGGCGAGGTTTGGGCCTTCGGGGGAGACATCCCCGCATGGTCCGCCGGTTGGGCATCTGCCCTCAATGCTTCGCCTAGGCGCAAACCGGAAAGGAATTTGGACATGGCGCTCCCTGAATTCACCATGCGTCAGCTGCTGGAAGCTGGCGTTCACTTTGGTCACCAAACGCAACGCTGGAACCCGCGCATGGCGCCGTTCATCTACGGCTCCCGCAATGGCATCCACATCTTCGACCTGACCCAGACCGTTCCGGCTCTGGACCAGGCGCTGATCGCCATCCGCGACACCGTTGCCAAAGGCGGCCGCATTCTCTTTGTTGGCACCAAGCGTCAGGCCGCTGGCCCGATCGCCCAAGCCGCTGAGAACTCCGCTCAATACTACATGAACCACCGCTGGCTGGGCGGCACGCTCACCAACTGGAAAACCGTGTCCAACTCCATCAACCGTCTGAAAGAGATCGACGAGAAGATGGCGAACGGCGCTGAAGGCCTCACCAAGAAAGAGCGCCTCGGCATGGAGCGTGACCAGGAGAAGCTGCAAGCCTCCCTCGGCGGTATCCGCGACATGGGCGGCGTGCCGGATCTGCTTTTCGTCATCGACGTGAAGAAAGAAGCCCTTGCCATCGCCGAAGCCAACAAGCTGGGCATCCCGGTCATCGGCGTCGTGGACACCAACTGCTCCCCCGACGGCGTGGACTACGTGATTCCGGGCAACGACGACGCCTCCCGCGCCATCGCGCTCTACTGCGATCTGGCCGCCCGCGCTGCCCTTGACGGCATGTCCGCCCAACTGGGCGCTGCCGGTGTGGACCTCGGCGAGCTGGTGGAAGGCCTGGAAGAAGAAGGCCTCGTTGAAGCGGCTGCCGAAGCTTCCGACGCGTAAGCGTAACAATTCTGACATCGGGCGGGGCTAAGGCTCTGCCCGATCAATCATCCCTGTTTTTGAGGAGAGCCAACATGGCAATCACCGCAGCAATGGTGAAAGACCTGCGCGAGAAAACCGGCGCGGGCATGATGGACGCGAAAAAAGCGCTCACCGAGACCGAAGGCAACATGGACGAAGCCATCGACTGGCTGCGCACCAAAGGCCTGGCGACCGCCGCCAAGAAATCCGGCCGCACCGCCGCTGAAGGCCTCGTGGCCGTGATCGTGGACGGTGGCGAAGGCGTCGCTGTCGAAGTGAACTCCGAGACCGATTTCGTGGGCAAGAACGCCGAGTTCCAGGAAATGGTCGGCAAGATCGCCACGGCCGCCCTGGGCGTGGCCGACGTCGAAGCCCTGAAGTCTGCCGACATCGGTGGCAAGACCGTTGAAAACCTGATCACCGACAAGATCGCCACCATCGGCGAGAACATGTCCCTGCGCCGCATGGCGAAGGTTTCCGGCGATCAGGTCGTGGCCTACGTGCACAACGCCGCCACCCCCTCCATGGGCAAAATCGGCGTTCTCGTGGCCCTGAAAGGCGACAACGAAGCCTTCGGCAAGCAGGTTGCGATGCACATCGCCGCCGCGAACCCGGCCTCCCTCAGCGAAGCGGATCTGGATCAGGCCATCGTCGAGAAAGAGCGTCAGGTGCAGATCGACATCGCACGGGAATCCGGCAAGCCGGAAGCCGTTATCGAGAAGATGATCGAAGGCCGGATGAAGAAATTCCTCGCCGACGTGACGCTGCTGAGCCAAGCGTTCGTGATCAACCCGGACCTGACCGTGGCCGCCGCCGCGAAAGAAGCCGGTGTGGAAGTCGTTGGTTTCGTGCGCCTCGAAGTGGGCGAAGGCATCGAGAAGAAAGAAGAAGATTTCGCTGCAGAAGTGGCCAAAGCCGCCAAGGGCTGATCGCTCTTTCAGCAGAAATTCGGATCAAGGCGCCTTCGGGCGCCTTTTTTCGTGCGCGAGGCTTGGCGGCGGCGGGCAGGGCGCGCCTAAGTTTGGGGGTGAAACTGTCGAGCGGCAAAAAGTAAAGCGGCGTGACCTGTGCAGGGGTCACGCCGCTTGTTCAATGGAGCCCCCCTTGTTGGGGATGAGGAAGGCCCATCTGGCTGCCGATAAGGCGGTCGGACTAATTACCGCCGTCTCGGCTCCGGTAAACCGGATCGCGCGGGGAAGTTTTGCCGTGTGCGAAGCGGCTGTTTCCCGGCGCTTAAGTTCCTTGGTCTGAAGACCACCACTCACGGAACATGGTCAAATTGACATGAGGACGGGATTTCAGAAAGTCAGGAATTCCATACCTTTTGGATATTTTGTTTAAAATCAGATCTCTATGACGAAAATTTGGTTGCTGAAGGAGGCTTTGAGCACCGCTTGAGCCGTTGTTTCCACGTTCAGCGCCTCGCGGGCGAGTCGCAGATGCTTCTCCACGGTGGCCGGGGTGAGCCCCATGATCTGGGCAATATCCTGCATCGTCTTGCCTTCGCCGACCCATTCCAGCGCCTCGCGTTGCCGCTTGGTGAGCGCGGGCCGGTTGCCAGTGTGGGGCAGGGTGATCAGCTTCAGGTGAGCCACGTTGTTCAACACGCTGATTTCCTGCCCTTTTTCCTCCCACAGCTCGTCCACCTCGGCCTGTGTCACGCCGGGGCTTGCCGTAAGGGCAATTGCGCCTTTGGAACGGGAAGAATCAGAGCGGAAACTGATAGTGTATCCAGCGGTGACGCCCATCTTCTGGTTGAAACCGATCACCTGCATCTCGTGATCGGTCAGCCCGCCTTGCATGGCGACCTTTTCCATCCAGCTCCAGGAACAGGGGCCGTTGTTCTCCATCGCCCAACGCACCATCGGCGCGTGGAAATACATGCCGTTGTGCACGAATTCTTCAAGATATTCGGGCCTATGGTTGGAGAGCACCAACAGATCCTGCGGATCGCCAAAGGAATGGGCCGTGCGAAACCGGGTGTAGCCGTAGATCAGCCGGTCGAACCCGTAATTGGCCATATATTCTTGATGCAGAAGCCAGGCGTCCTCAATGGTCGCCGCGTCAAGTATGGCTTCCAGCTTCTCAAGCATCAGCCCTGACTCGCTAATTTCTGGCGCAGCGCCTCGATGGCGAGCACGTAGCCATGCGCGCCGAAGCCGCAGATCACGCCAACGCAGACCTTGGAGATATAGGAGACATGGCGAAAGCTCTCGCGCGCGTGCACGTTGGAGAGATGCATCTCGATCGTGGGCAGCTCGACGGAAGCGATCGCATCCATCAGCGCGATGGAGGTGTGGGTGTAGGCACCGGCGTTCAGGATGATGCCGTCTACGCCATCGTCCTGTGCGGCGTGAATCGCATCCACCAGCGCGCCTTCATGGTTGGACTGGAAAAACCGCAGGCCAAGCGTTTCGCTCTCATGAGCCTCGCGGCACATGGCCTCGATGTCGGCGAGCGTCGTGCGGCCGTAGACCTCGGGCTGGCGGCGGCCCAAACGATTCAGGTTGGGGCCATTCAGAATCAGAAATTCCAGTTTGTTATCCGGCATTTGCTTATCGTCGTTGTTGTGCTTTGGAGCGGAAATGCTCACCCAAGGGTTACAGAAACCTGAACCGAAAGTCACGCCATCGGGTGCCAGATTGGCACTTTAACAACAAGCAACATAATACAGATTATACGCAGGCGACTATGAGAAAGCCAACACGTGCAACGACGCCCTGCCGGATGCGAAAACGGCCCGGAACGCACCGGGCCGCTAGCAGTATCAGCCGAGCGCGTAGCCCGCGCCGCGCACCGTGCGGATCGGATCGGATCCACCATTGGCCGAGAGCGCCTTGCGCAGCCGGCCGATGTGCACATCTACCGTGCGCGTGTCGACATAGATGTCCCGGCCCCAGACACGATCCAGAAGCTGATCGCGGCTCCAGACCCGGCCCGGCTTTTCCATGAAGGTCGAGAGCAGCCGGAATTCGGTTGGCCCGAGCTTCAGGAGATGCTCATTGCGAAACACTTTATGCGTTTCGGAATCCAGTACGATGTCTTCGTATTCCAGCCGCGCGCCAACAGTTGCGGGCCGCGTACGGCGCAGCTGCGTGCGCACGCGCGCCATCAGCTCCACCACGGAATACGGTTTCACAACGTAGTCATCCGCGCCGGTTTCCAGCCCACGCACCCGGTCCACCTCCTCGGAGCGTGCCGAGAGCATGATGATCGGAATGGCGCGCGTTTCGGCGCGGGTTTTCAGACGACGGCAGATCTCGATGCCCGAGACATTGGGCAGCATCCAA
The sequence above is drawn from the Pseudoruegeria sp. SHC-113 genome and encodes:
- a CDS encoding 3-hydroxybutyrate dehydrogenase; its protein translation is MSIKGKTAVITGSNSGIGLGVATELAKLGVNVVLNSFTDRDEDHALAAEIAKTHGVEARYIKADMSSPEECRALVEQAGACDILVNNAGIQHVEGIDKFPTDKWNAIIAINLSSAFHTTAAALPKMRAAGWGRVVNIASAHGLTASPYKSAYVAAKHGVVGLTKVTALETAEEPITANAVCPGYVLTPLVEAQIPDQMAAHNMDRETVIKQVMLERQPSRQFATTEQLGGTVAFLCSDAAAQITGTTISVDGGWTAL
- a CDS encoding patatin-like phospholipase family protein, with translation MSSKTRINLALQGGGAHGAFTWGVLDRLLQEEDIEIAAISGTSAGAMNGAALKAGLISGGRGGARENLAWLWQQMGAVEDTRFSNWMTALSPFPSMFSAFFEHSIPFQVAEAATNFLSPYDYGPAYFNPLERIAERFHYDLVCMDCEPELFISATNVRSGKLKVFSGEQISAQAILASTCLPTLFQAVEIEDPDTGTTEAYWDGGYIGNPALFPLVEKNLPGDVVIVNINPLFREELPRTASEIQNRINEISFNSSLLRELRALTFTQQLVSTGLLQKKKMKDLHIHMIADNDLMNELSVATKMIPNPATLTRLFEAGVAAAEGFLARDRANLGVRDSVDLAAMFKG
- a CDS encoding DUF502 domain-containing protein; translation: MDTEDHGKDRQKLHPFAKLRNSFLTGIVVIAPIAVTIWLFWAVIGWIDSWVLPLVPDRWQPEEYIGINLRGLGVIIFFVFTVLVGMLAKGLIGRSLLHAGERLVERMPIVRSVYSGLKQIAETVFADRDTNFDKACLVEYPRKGLWAIAFISTNAKGEIREKIPAGEEIVSVFLPTTPNPTSGFLLFVPKHDVIELDMSVEDAAKLVISAGLVYPNQKDPTQPLREKPENIA
- a CDS encoding pseudouridine-5'-phosphate glycosidase, whose amino-acid sequence is MNLPLIFSPEVAKARETGAPLVALESTIITHGMPYPQNVETARRVEAEVRAHGAVPATIAVINGSLHIGLSDEELEALGQAKNVAKLSRADFAACIAQGGTGATTVAATMIGAHLAGIKVFATGGIGGVHKGAELSFDISADLQELARTPVTVVAAGAKAILDIPKTLEVLETLGVPVIVNGQDQFPAFWSRESGLPAPLRMDTPAQIAAAMEMRAAMGLSGGQLVANPIPADAEISREVLAPVIARAIADADAHGIAAKKVTPYLLQRIFELTEGESLEANIALVLNNARLAAQIAGALAA
- a CDS encoding PfkB family carbohydrate kinase, translated to MTQPTPDILCIGSVLWDVIGRSASHMRVGSDLPGRISRLPGGVAMNIAMTLRRFGMRPALLTTIGKDDEGRELLRACERMGMVTGYVYLSEDLPTDRYMAVEGANGLIAAIADAHSLEAAGDKILTPLADGRLGSAAAPFAGPVALDGNLKTELLETIAASPLFAAADLRVAPASPGKAERLAPFLNHARGTLYVNLEEAGYLCQATFTESATAAEALIARGAARALVTDGGRSASECDGTSVITQTPPEVLVTRVTGAGDTFMAAHIVAEARGESRETALTTALRAAATYVSGETPL
- the rpsB gene encoding 30S ribosomal protein S2, whose product is MALPEFTMRQLLEAGVHFGHQTQRWNPRMAPFIYGSRNGIHIFDLTQTVPALDQALIAIRDTVAKGGRILFVGTKRQAAGPIAQAAENSAQYYMNHRWLGGTLTNWKTVSNSINRLKEIDEKMANGAEGLTKKERLGMERDQEKLQASLGGIRDMGGVPDLLFVIDVKKEALAIAEANKLGIPVIGVVDTNCSPDGVDYVIPGNDDASRAIALYCDLAARAALDGMSAQLGAAGVDLGELVEGLEEEGLVEAAAEASDA
- the tsf gene encoding translation elongation factor Ts, which produces MAITAAMVKDLREKTGAGMMDAKKALTETEGNMDEAIDWLRTKGLATAAKKSGRTAAEGLVAVIVDGGEGVAVEVNSETDFVGKNAEFQEMVGKIATAALGVADVEALKSADIGGKTVENLITDKIATIGENMSLRRMAKVSGDQVVAYVHNAATPSMGKIGVLVALKGDNEAFGKQVAMHIAAANPASLSEADLDQAIVEKERQVQIDIARESGKPEAVIEKMIEGRMKKFLADVTLLSQAFVINPDLTVAAAAKEAGVEVVGFVRLEVGEGIEKKEEDFAAEVAKAAKG
- a CDS encoding LuxR family transcriptional regulator — protein: MLEKLEAILDAATIEDAWLLHQEYMANYGFDRLIYGYTRFRTAHSFGDPQDLLVLSNHRPEYLEEFVHNGMYFHAPMVRWAMENNGPCSWSWMEKVAMQGGLTDHEMQVIGFNQKMGVTAGYTISFRSDSSRSKGAIALTASPGVTQAEVDELWEEKGQEISVLNNVAHLKLITLPHTGNRPALTKRQREALEWVGEGKTMQDIAQIMGLTPATVEKHLRLAREALNVETTAQAVLKASFSNQIFVIEI
- the aroQ gene encoding type II 3-dehydroquinate dehydratase translates to MPDNKLEFLILNGPNLNRLGRRQPEVYGRTTLADIEAMCREAHESETLGLRFFQSNHEGALVDAIHAAQDDGVDGIILNAGAYTHTSIALMDAIASVELPTIEMHLSNVHARESFRHVSYISKVCVGVICGFGAHGYVLAIEALRQKLASQG
- the phoB gene encoding phosphate regulon transcriptional regulator PhoB, producing MSVDHPAVLVVEDEPAQREVLAYNLEAEGYQVSRAENGEEALLLVDEEVPDLILLDWMLPNVSGIEICRRLKTRAETRAIPIIMLSARSEEVDRVRGLETGADDYVVKPYSVVELMARVRTQLRRTRPATVGARLEYEDIVLDSETHKVFRNEHLLKLGPTEFRLLSTFMEKPGRVWSRDQLLDRVWGRDIYVDTRTVDVHIGRLRKALSANGGSDPIRTVRGAGYALG